The Geminocystis sp. NIES-3708 genomic sequence TATAAGTTTGTGAGGCTCTTTCTCTTAAGGAAGTTTTTAAGGATAAAATTAAACATTGATCCAGTATATTATTAGCATTAAGAGAATAAATAACTAAATCACAATCTGGTTTTTGGGTTTCATCACCAATATAAATAGTAGCAATATCTTTAAATCCTTCAATCAAAGAAAGTTGACTAGTAATAAAAATATTTTTCTTAATATTGTCTATTATTTTATTCTGTAAAAATATATAAATTACTGCAAAAGGAAAAGTATTCCCCACCACACTTTTACTAGCCTGTTTTTTATCTTTTATAACACCTTCTTTTAGTCTATTTTCTAACATTAAATCAACTTCATTATGGGCTTCAGTAATGATTGTATATAACTCATTAAAAACTAACTTAAACCCTTCTTTTTTATCTTTAAAATTAACAATAAAATCATCAATTCTTGATAAAGTAGGCTGCATATAATAAGTATTTTTAATTTTCTTTAATTCTTTAGTTTCTTGGCTATTTAATTGATACATTATATTAAAAAGTAAAGGATAATTCTAATTGTTGAACTTTTGAATAATTTTGAGTTATAAACTCAGGATAATTTAAAGATTTAATCATCTCTTTAGCAATTTCTTTTACAATAGGTACAGCCACAGAATTTCCAAATTGTTTATAAGCTCTAGTGTCACTAACATTTATTTTAAAATCATCAGGAAAACCTTGTAATCTTGCACATTCTCTAGGAGTTAATCGCCTTGGATTTTTGTTTATTTGAGGTATTAAAATTTCTGAACCATCTTTATAATACCTAGCACTTAGGGTGCGTGTTTTCCCTTTTAAATCAACTAAACCAAAACCAAAACCGTTACCCTTTTCTTTATGTTTTTGTGCATAATTTTGTAAATATTGCCAAAGATGATCACTTAAAGTATATTTGTTATCAATATTTGACTCTAAGATGTCTTCTATATTTATCTCCACAGGATTTATTTGAGGAAATGTAAACTTTATTGGTTGTTTAAAACCAACTAAAAAAATTCTTTTACGATGTTGAGGAAGAAGTAAACTAGAATCTATAACCTGATAATAAAGGTAGTATCCCAATTCTTGGGTTAAAGTTTTTTCTATCGTCCTAAAAGTTTTACCTTTATCATGACTGAGAAGATTTTTAACATTTTCCAACAAAAAAGCTTGAGGCGATTTATCTCTTAAAATTCTAACAATTTCAAAAAATAAAGTACCTTGAGTTGAATGATTAAAACCATGGGGATTACCTAGAGAATTATGTTTAGAAACTCCAGCAATACTGAAAGGTTGACAAGGAAAACCACCTGTTAAAATATCATGGTCAGGAATATCTTTTGAAAGAATTTTTTGTATATCACCAGCAGGAATGTGTCCAAAATTATCATAATAAGTTTGCTGAGAAAATTTATCCCATTCCGAAGCAAAAATACATTCACAACCTAATGATTGAAAAGCTAATCTAAACCCTCCTATTCCTGCAAATAAATCAATAAATTTTAGTGACATTTACTATTAACCAATTTGAGTAATTAGAGATATT encodes the following:
- the dcm gene encoding DNA (cytosine-5-)-methyltransferase, encoding MSLKFIDLFAGIGGFRLAFQSLGCECIFASEWDKFSQQTYYDNFGHIPAGDIQKILSKDIPDHDILTGGFPCQPFSIAGVSKHNSLGNPHGFNHSTQGTLFFEIVRILRDKSPQAFLLENVKNLLSHDKGKTFRTIEKTLTQELGYYLYYQVIDSSLLLPQHRKRIFLVGFKQPIKFTFPQINPVEINIEDILESNIDNKYTLSDHLWQYLQNYAQKHKEKGNGFGFGLVDLKGKTRTLSARYYKDGSEILIPQINKNPRRLTPRECARLQGFPDDFKINVSDTRAYKQFGNSVAVPIVKEIAKEMIKSLNYPEFITQNYSKVQQLELSFTF
- a CDS encoding BsaWI family type II restriction enzyme; amino-acid sequence: MYQLNSQETKELKKIKNTYYMQPTLSRIDDFIVNFKDKKEGFKLVFNELYTIITEAHNEVDLMLENRLKEGVIKDKKQASKSVVGNTFPFAVIYIFLQNKIIDNIKKNIFITSQLSLIEGFKDIATIYIGDETQKPDCDLVIYSLNANNILDQCLILSLKTSLRERASQTYKWKLLMEIAMSNDCSVKDKYDISYNAKTLPKICFATINFYDEINNPQQRGMLKFFDKSFIAKNITEKLPSFITTMSTLIDFVNDIF